TAATGttatgataattagttattgTAATCCATTCTAACTAAAAGaatcttataatttaattctaaatgGATAATCATTTAGTCACGATAATTGAACTACACCTTTGCTAATTAGGTAGACCTCAATATTCGCTAAGAGCATCGGGTAATATAATCCACATTTTCCTCCTATTTAGAAAACACACCGGGCTGCTAGTCACccaattttttcttgatttaggACACATTTTCGATTCAAATAAGTATCACtaaaacttgaaaatatttttttaaatgcatttTCATATCTACACCAAAAAGCAATATTACAGCATAGATCCAACAATAAGTAAAGCTTAAAACCAAACAGAATTCTGTAGAAACCAAACAGAATTCTGTAGAAAAAACTGCAAAATTGTTATgaaaagtaataaaatggaGATGCGGGGTATCGATCCCCGTACCTCTCGCATGCTAAGCGAGCGCTCTACCATCTGAGCTACATCCCCTTCTTATATAGATAATTCATCTATTTGTATACAATATTTTGCCAATTAATTTACTACTATGTGATTCCTGCCATCCAGAATGTGTGGAATTAAGGCTTAAGCTAGACTGCTAGATATTCAGGTTTATGTCGTTCTAGCTGATAAGGACCAATTAGCAGTTTTGATGTTTCGTCCTTGTCTAGAATCCgtcaattaaatactccatgtCTGCTTTAACACAAATAGTAGTAACATTAATTTGCTATGCTTtcaatacaaatacaatactCATATGAAAACAatgttgatatttatatatcattGCATAGTTTAGTTTCTCAATTCTATTAGTAGCTAGATTCAGATCATGGTCTCAAGCCTCAGATGACTGGTGCTGATTTTGAATCTCCATATGATTGCAAGGCTCCGATGTTCTGTAGCTGTAGCGCTGTGCCCAAAATAGATAGTGCAGGAAGTTCAAGCCACTTAGGATGCACATGAACCAGTAGAATCTTTCCAAGTGATAGTGGTTCAAATTGCTGCCATGGAGCCATGGTGTATGATGGAAGGCGCCTGTGATGCAGTTGATCACATTCACTAGCACTGAGCTGAGATAATATCCCATTGCTAGTGAGGCCCATGATAGGGAGGTTGCTAATGACCTCATGCTGAATGGGGCCTCTGTGAAGAAGAAATCCATCAGGCCTGCCAAGCTGAAAAGATCAGCTGACCCGAGGAATACGTATTGCCAAGACACCCAAAGGAATGTGATTGGTAGAGGCTCCTTTGAGTTTATTAGGCCTGATCGTGTCGCCACCTGCTTCCTTTTCACCTCCACCAGTGCTGCTACGGCCATGGCCAGGATAGAGAGGACTAGGCCGGTCCCAATTCGTTGAAGATGTGTGATTCCCATCTCGGTGTTGGTCAGCTTTCTGGAGAAGGGGACTATGATATGGTTGTAGAGTGGGGTAAGTATCATTATGAAGAGTACAGGGAATACTGGCAAGGAAGCTGGTGGGACTTTTAAAGATCCAATTTTGGTGTTCATGGTGGCTGCTTGTTGGACCGAAAAGGTGGAAAGCTGAGCAAGGCAGCAGTTAAGAAtaattgttgacatgaatatGGGAAGGATCTTAAGGACTGATTTAACATCTTCTATCTGTTTTGTGGTGCAGTGAAGTCTTGGTTGGGCTGGTGCGGCATCTAATGCTCGGTTGAGGAACCTGAGATCTTCTGTGACGGTTTGAATTTCGTCCTTTCCTGCTCCATGCTCTTCATCCTCTGTCACCTCTGCTGAACTTGATGGAGTTCTGCTCACATTGTCAATAGCATTCTTTGTTTTCCTTGAAATCCATGACTTGTACGTTGCAGCTAGCAAAACCTGTccgagaaaaataaaacagttACTGACTGCTAGCCTGTGGAGATTCTTGGAAATGGTTTGGACTGTACCTTAATCATGGTTGTGATAGGACTTCCTGTGGGAATTTTTATCCTGTATCTAGCTGATCCGAGGAGGAAAACTGGTATAGAGATCAATATGGCTGCAGTGGCAATTCCATAACCCCACTGCCAGCCTTTGTTATCTTCAATCCACACCACAAATGTTACAGCAACTAATGCTCCACAGGAGAGGGAGAATACATAGTAATTGAAGAATGATGATCTCTGTTTCCTTCCTTCTGCAGTATGCTCATCAAACTGCTCAGCTCCGTGAGGAGGAAGTGAGCCTTTAATTCCACCAACACCCAGTGCAACCAAGTAAAGGCCTACATATAAAAGTGCTGCCTTGCCCTCGTCAACTTCCTGACACGAGACGTTTCTGTTGAATGACTTGCAGATGGGTGGTTTCAGGGACGGAATATGAGCTTGCACAGTGAGAATCACTAAACCCTGTTGCATACACTTGTACTATCAGTTAATGTGTTGCTCATGTTTCATACTCTGAAATCACATAAGTATCTTGTTATCAGAATGCATGTTGACTGATGTCATGTTGCCATAATTGTTCTAACTCTATATTTTGCTTATTAGAAAATCAAAGCAAGTATAAcatctaattttatattcttagATACTTGGGctgtttttttactttaaatcGTCAATATTAAGTAATAATAGGTGTTGaagttgaaaatgaaatcttGTCAAGATTCGAATTAACTCTCCAGTGGGACACAACATTGAAATCCAGAAATCTGATTGGCTAACAAAAATCAGGCAAATAAATGTTAGTAATTATTTGACTTGGTTCTTGGGTGTCATTTATGAAGATTTTGCTAGTGGTCCATGCATTATTAGTTTGTGTTACTGTttacatattaatatttttatattgtagtcCATATGGTTCCTATATTTCCActataaattgatattttttcttgcCACTATATAAGTAAAGTATGGTATGAGTGCATGTATTTATTTCTACCTGTTATATGTGAATACAGTTATTCCAAATTCTAGAAGTTGGTACATTGTCTCCTATTCTTAAATTGGTATTGTTTGTTAGTAGGTGGACCTACGTTTGTAAAAATAAGTACACTATTGATTTCTGTCTTTTGTGATGTAGGGTAAAAGGTTTTGTGCTTTAGAGGATCCTGTTGAGTTTTGTCTTTGTTTTGACAGTATTGAGCAAGCAGGATGTTTGCAAAAAAAGGAGTTTTGAAATCTTACCAGAAGCTCTATTGTTGCACTTATTAGATAGATTGAGTAGGTAGTGAAGTAGGAGTCAGACAAGAAGCCACCAGATAGAGCAAGGAGGAAAGCAGTCCCCATGAAAGTCGTAACTGTATTTGCTGAGGCAGATGGAGAAAAGTTCATGAACTTTGTCAGGTAGAGAACCAAGTTGCTTGCATTGGCCAGATATGCTAGGTTCTCCAGGACTTCGACCGCTAAAATATTGAACAGGGAGTTAAGTTAACATGCTATTTTTAAGACAGTTACTAGATTTTGGGACAAACTAACCAAGGACAAAAGAAGCTGCAAGTGCACCACCCTGACGGCCTCTAATGGCTGGTCCGTTTCTCCAGTTTGCATAGCCTTCCCACCTGTTTGATCCATTCTCCTTATCCTACAGCAAGGTAATTGAAAATTACTTACTAAGTAACGataaagataaagaaagaaaaatgttgaAACGATGAAATGAAATTCATTAATATTCTAATACTTGGACCATACCATCTCTTTTCTCAGTATCTGCTATGATGTGGTTTTCTGAAACCTTATCAGAGTGTGTCACCTTACACAGCATTTAAGCAGGAGTGGCCTTTAAATACTGGAGTTTTCGGCTTGTGCAATCTGGTTAGAAAAATCTGGAACTCATTGATATGACCATACGTACTCATGCACGTGCCTTTTTCATGCCTTGCGATCTAGCCGACTTTACTCTTTGATGTGGAATCGTAGGCATTTAATTCTGTTAGTGATggcttctctctcttctatttttatttaaaaggtAATTATGATAATGACATGTGCAAATTGGATTGATCTTTAATTTTCTGGTGAGGAAGATTAGATACCACCAGAATATATACAGTTAGGTTCTTGATCAACACCAGTAAATTTGAGGTGAGAAAGTCCTCTATATGGTGGGGCCTTGGTTATCCTGCACAAGCTGGCAGTTTGTTAATAGTCTGTTGTATGAATGAACTAAGGAAAATTTTCATGATACATAaagatttatgaaaaatggGATCTTAGACATGCTAAATTCTAGAGAGTTTAGGAGAATTATACTGTCTATATATGTGCACATATATTGTCTTtccttattatttttagatgtATAGCAAAATTCCTACAAGTTTAACTCATTTCATGTGCTAGGGGATCATGAATAGGCATTCAGAGTAACTACCAACGAACTAGACTTATGCCTGAATATGATTAGAATTTATCTTCCGATTTTTTGTACTCAGGTTACATCTGATGTTTGCCCTTTGAGCTATTTTTGTATAGTTGATTGATGATTATGATCTGCATAAATCATCTATCTCTCTGGCTGTGTTATTCTGaaataacaagaaaattatgagaatgtatagtttataatcatgcatattgaTCTGCATTTATCAGAAAAGAAGGTTAAACTGAGGAATTTATTGGCTCCTAAAGTCTTGAGCttttttagttattaaatattcaaagaaaaacCACTTGGTTGACAAACTTTGTGGttttaaaaaacagaaaaagatgGTCTGTATATCCTTGAAATCATGCCTGACAGTATTGATGTGAGACATTTAATAACAAGCACCCTCTTTGCTTCAGAGCGCAGACATGTTTACATATGCTCAGTGAATCCCATTTTTCAGTCACCATGTTCCAATGAATTGTTAtgat
The nucleotide sequence above comes from Salvia hispanica cultivar TCC Black 2014 chromosome 5, UniMelb_Shisp_WGS_1.0, whole genome shotgun sequence. Encoded proteins:
- the LOC125187464 gene encoding protein NRT1/ PTR FAMILY 4.6-like; the encoded protein is MDKENGSNRWEGYANWRNGPAIRGRQGGALAASFVLAVEVLENLAYLANASNLVLYLTKFMNFSPSASANTVTTFMGTAFLLALSGGFLSDSYFTTYSIYLISATIELLGLVILTVQAHIPSLKPPICKSFNRNVSCQEVDEGKAALLYVGLYLVALGVGGIKGSLPPHGAEQFDEHTAEGRKQRSSFFNYYVFSLSCGALVAVTFVVWIEDNKGWQWGYGIATAAILISIPVFLLGSARYRIKIPTGSPITTMIKVLLAATYKSWISRKTKNAIDNVSRTPSSSAEVTEDEEHGAGKDEIQTVTEDLRFLNRALDAAPAQPRLHCTTKQIEDVKSVLKILPIFMSTIILNCCLAQLSTFSVQQAATMNTKIGSLKVPPASLPVFPVLFIMILTPLYNHIIVPFSRKLTNTEMGITHLQRIGTGLVLSILAMAVAALVEVKRKQVATRSGLINSKEPLPITFLWVSWQYVFLGSADLFSLAGLMDFFFTEAPFSMRSLATSLSWASLAMGYYLSSVLVNVINCITGAFHHTPWLHGSNLNHYHLERFYWFMCILSGLNFLHYLFWAQRYSYRTSEPCNHMEIQNQHQSSEA